One Sphingomicrobium marinum genomic window carries:
- the ald gene encoding alanine dehydrogenase, with protein sequence MRVGVPKEIKNHEYRVGLTPTSVAELVNHGHEVIIETQAGMGIDFTDEAYVRVGAIIVETAEEVFEQADMIVKVKEPQPQEIAMLRPHHTLYTYLHLAADKPQTEGLMKSGATCIAYETVTSPAGTLPLLKPMSEVAGRMSVQVGAHYLEKEQGGRGVLLGGVPGVYPAKVAILGGGVAGVNAAMMATGQRADVTIYDINPDRLAELDLHFGSTIKTQYAAKAAIERAVAESHLVIGAVLVPGAAAPKLVTRDMLKLMKRGSVIVDIAIDQGGCFETSKPTTHDEPVYEVDGVIHYCVANMPGAVARTSTFALNNATLPHAVQIANKGAMQAMKDDPHLANGLNVSDGKVRHKAVADTFDDIDYEPVDWA encoded by the coding sequence ATGCGCGTTGGTGTGCCCAAGGAAATCAAAAATCACGAATATCGGGTGGGCCTGACCCCCACCTCGGTCGCCGAACTCGTCAATCACGGCCACGAGGTCATCATCGAGACGCAGGCCGGCATGGGCATCGACTTCACCGACGAAGCCTACGTGCGTGTCGGTGCCATCATCGTCGAGACTGCCGAAGAGGTGTTCGAGCAGGCCGACATGATCGTGAAGGTCAAGGAACCGCAGCCGCAGGAAATCGCGATGCTGCGACCGCACCACACGCTCTATACCTATCTCCACCTTGCTGCCGACAAGCCGCAGACCGAAGGCCTGATGAAGTCGGGCGCCACCTGCATTGCCTACGAAACGGTGACGAGCCCCGCGGGAACGCTGCCGCTGCTCAAACCGATGAGCGAGGTTGCGGGTCGCATGTCGGTGCAGGTCGGTGCGCACTATCTTGAGAAGGAACAGGGCGGCCGCGGCGTCCTGCTTGGCGGCGTACCGGGCGTCTATCCCGCCAAGGTCGCGATCCTGGGCGGCGGTGTTGCCGGCGTGAACGCCGCGATGATGGCGACGGGCCAGCGCGCCGATGTTACCATCTACGACATTAACCCCGACCGTCTGGCCGAGCTCGATCTTCACTTCGGCAGCACCATCAAGACGCAATATGCCGCCAAGGCCGCGATCGAGCGTGCGGTTGCGGAAAGCCATCTCGTCATCGGCGCGGTGCTGGTGCCGGGCGCGGCCGCGCCCAAGCTGGTCACCCGCGACATGCTGAAGCTCATGAAGCGCGGTTCGGTGATCGTGGATATCGCGATCGACCAGGGCGGTTGCTTCGAAACGTCAAAACCGACGACGCATGACGAACCTGTCTATGAAGTCGATGGGGTCATTCATTATTGCGTGGCCAACATGCCGGGCGCGGTGGCGCGTACGTCGACCTTCGCGCTCAACAATGCGACCCTCCCCCACGCCGTGCAAATCGCCAACAAGGGCGCCATGCAGGCGATGAAGGACGATCCGCATTTGGCCAATGGCCTCAATGTCTCGGACGGCAAGGTGCGTCACAAGGCGGTTGCCGACACCTTCGACGATATCGACTACGAGCCTGTCGACTGGGCCTGA
- the lon gene encoding endopeptidase La, which translates to MTTETFPILPLRDIVVFPQRIVPLFVGRDKSVAALEAAMDVDKKLFLVAQLDPADDDPDRDAMYDLGVVATAVQLLKLPDGTVRVLVEGGRRAKLVGLHDKGDYTEAEIEYVEEKEADGAEVQALMRSVLDQFDNYAKLNKRLPAETTVQLGDIEEPSVLADAVASALSVKVSDKQALLGELDPQKRLEMVFAFMEGELGVLQVEKKIRSRVKRQMEKTQREYYLNEQLKAIQRELGDDAEGGDELQELAAKIRKTRLSKEAKQRAEQELKKLKAMAPMSAEATVARNYLDVLLALPWGKKSRLKRDIEEAERVLDEDHYGLEKVKERIVEYLAVQARTNKLKGPILCLVGPPGVGKTSLGRSIAKATGREFVRQSLGGVRDEAEIRGHRRTYIGSLPGKIISNLKKAGTNNPLFLLDEIDKLGQDFRGDPASALLEVLDPEQNSKFNDHYLELDYDLSDVMFVTTANSLDLPQPLLDRMEIIRLEGYTEDEKVEIAKRHLIPKQLEAHGMKDEELSFTDDGLRAMIRHYSREAGVRTLERQLAKVARKALRQILEKKVESVALTEENVGEYLGVRKYRYGMGEEEDQIGAVTGLAWTEVGGELLTIEAVTVPGKGQIKTTGKLGEVMQESIQAAMSFVKARSPSYGVKPSIFAKKDIHVHLPEGAVPKDGPSAGTGMVTAMISTLTGIPVRRDIAMTGEVTLRGRVLPIGGLKEKLLAALRGGIKTVLIPHENEKDLEEIPAKLKDDLEIIPVRHVDEVLARALTQKMTAIEWSDADELSTEPLVPPTGDEPTIRH; encoded by the coding sequence ATGACCACTGAAACCTTTCCCATCCTCCCGCTGCGCGACATTGTTGTTTTCCCGCAGCGCATCGTTCCGCTCTTCGTAGGCCGCGACAAAAGCGTCGCTGCGCTCGAAGCGGCGATGGATGTCGACAAGAAGCTTTTCCTCGTCGCCCAGCTCGATCCGGCGGACGACGATCCCGATCGCGACGCGATGTATGACCTTGGTGTCGTGGCCACCGCGGTGCAGTTGCTGAAGCTGCCCGACGGCACGGTGCGCGTGCTCGTCGAAGGCGGCCGCCGCGCCAAGTTGGTCGGTCTCCATGACAAGGGCGACTACACCGAAGCCGAAATCGAATATGTCGAAGAGAAGGAAGCGGACGGCGCGGAAGTGCAAGCGCTGATGCGCTCGGTGCTCGACCAGTTTGACAATTATGCCAAGCTCAACAAGCGGCTGCCGGCGGAAACGACCGTGCAGCTCGGCGACATCGAGGAACCTTCGGTGCTGGCCGATGCGGTCGCTTCGGCGCTGTCGGTGAAAGTGTCGGACAAGCAGGCGTTGCTGGGCGAACTCGATCCGCAGAAGCGCCTGGAAATGGTGTTCGCCTTCATGGAGGGCGAGCTGGGCGTGCTGCAGGTCGAGAAGAAAATCCGTAGCCGCGTGAAGCGGCAGATGGAGAAGACGCAGCGCGAATATTATCTCAACGAGCAGTTGAAAGCGATCCAGCGCGAACTCGGCGACGATGCCGAGGGCGGGGACGAGCTGCAGGAGCTCGCTGCGAAAATCCGCAAGACGCGGTTGTCCAAGGAAGCCAAGCAGCGCGCCGAACAGGAGCTCAAGAAGCTCAAAGCCATGGCGCCGATGAGCGCCGAGGCAACGGTCGCGCGCAACTATCTCGACGTGCTGCTGGCGCTGCCATGGGGCAAGAAGTCGCGGCTCAAGCGCGACATCGAGGAAGCCGAGCGGGTGCTCGACGAGGACCATTACGGGCTCGAGAAGGTCAAGGAGCGCATCGTCGAGTATCTCGCGGTGCAGGCGCGGACCAACAAGCTGAAGGGGCCGATCCTCTGCCTCGTCGGTCCGCCGGGTGTCGGCAAGACCTCGCTCGGGCGTTCAATCGCCAAGGCGACGGGCCGCGAATTCGTGCGACAGTCACTGGGCGGCGTGCGCGACGAAGCCGAGATCCGCGGCCACCGCCGCACCTATATCGGTTCGCTCCCGGGCAAGATCATTTCGAACCTGAAGAAGGCCGGGACCAACAACCCGCTATTCCTGCTCGACGAGATCGACAAGCTCGGTCAGGATTTTCGCGGCGATCCGGCATCGGCGCTGCTCGAAGTGCTCGACCCCGAACAGAACTCCAAGTTCAACGATCACTATCTCGAACTTGATTATGATCTGTCAGACGTAATGTTCGTCACCACGGCCAACTCGCTCGACCTTCCGCAGCCGCTGCTCGACCGCATGGAGATCATCCGGCTCGAGGGCTATACCGAGGACGAGAAGGTCGAGATTGCCAAACGCCATCTCATTCCCAAGCAGCTTGAAGCGCATGGCATGAAGGATGAGGAGCTGTCCTTTACCGACGACGGCCTGCGCGCGATGATCCGCCATTACAGCCGCGAAGCCGGTGTGCGGACGCTCGAACGCCAACTTGCCAAGGTCGCCCGCAAGGCGCTCCGCCAGATTCTCGAAAAGAAGGTGGAGAGCGTCGCGCTGACCGAAGAGAATGTCGGCGAGTATCTTGGCGTGCGCAAATATCGCTACGGCATGGGCGAGGAAGAGGACCAGATCGGTGCGGTCACGGGCTTGGCCTGGACCGAAGTGGGCGGCGAATTGCTGACCATCGAAGCGGTCACCGTGCCGGGCAAGGGCCAGATCAAGACGACGGGCAAGCTTGGCGAGGTGATGCAGGAATCGATTCAGGCCGCCATGAGTTTCGTCAAGGCACGCTCGCCCAGCTATGGGGTCAAGCCATCGATCTTCGCGAAGAAGGATATTCACGTCCACTTGCCCGAAGGCGCGGTGCCCAAGGACGGGCCATCTGCCGGCACCGGCATGGTGACAGCGATGATCTCGACGCTGACGGGTATCCCGGTGCGCCGCGACATCGCGATGACGGGCGAAGTAACGCTGCGTGGCCGCGTGCTGCCGATCGGCGGCCTGAAGGAAAAGCTGCTTGCGGCGCTGCGCGGCGGCATCAAGACGGTCCTGATCCCGCACGAGAACGAAAAGGATCTCGAAGAAATTCCGGCTAAGCTCAAGGATGATCTCGAGATCATCCCGGTGCGCCATGTCGACGAGGTTCTCGCCCGCGCATTGACCCAGAAGATGACGGCGATCGAATGGTCGGATGCTGACGAGTTGTCGACCGAGCCGCTTGTCCCGCCAACCGGTGACGAGCCCACAATTCGGCATTAA
- a CDS encoding DsbE family thiol:disulfide interchange protein: MTRFIPIIIFFAIIVVAGWRLAVPREEQVRSTLVGQPAPEFALKAALEGKPGLSTADLATGQPRLVNIFASWCVPCIAEAPLLDGMAKSGIPIDGIAVRDKPEDIARFLARHGDPFDRLGNDLNSAAMIAFGASGVPETFVVNGEGMITYHHQGPLLPDDVPRLRREWKAAR; the protein is encoded by the coding sequence ATGACGCGCTTCATCCCGATCATCATTTTCTTTGCGATCATCGTGGTTGCGGGCTGGCGGCTTGCCGTGCCGCGCGAGGAGCAGGTGCGCTCGACCCTTGTCGGGCAACCCGCGCCCGAATTTGCGCTTAAGGCAGCGCTGGAGGGCAAGCCCGGCCTTTCGACCGCCGACCTTGCCACCGGGCAGCCGCGCCTCGTCAATATCTTTGCCAGCTGGTGCGTGCCGTGCATTGCCGAGGCACCCTTGCTCGACGGCATGGCGAAGAGTGGCATTCCGATCGATGGGATCGCGGTGCGCGACAAGCCCGAGGATATCGCGCGCTTTCTCGCCCGGCATGGCGATCCGTTCGATCGCCTCGGCAACGATCTCAACAGTGCCGCGATGATTGCCTTCGGCGCCTCGGGGGTGCCGGAAACCTTTGTCGTCAACGGCGAAGGGATGATCACCTATCATCATCAAGGCCCACTGCTGCCCGATGACGTTCCCCGGTTGCGGCGCGAATGGAAGGCGGCACGATGA
- the ccmD gene encoding heme exporter protein CcmD has protein sequence MNSWPFVIAAYALVLGATAILVIASLGAMRRAERDVEELKRR, from the coding sequence ATGAACAGCTGGCCCTTCGTCATCGCTGCCTACGCGCTCGTGCTAGGCGCAACGGCCATATTAGTGATCGCGAGCCTTGGGGCCATGCGCCGGGCCGAACGCGACGTGGAGGAACTCAAGCGCCGATGA
- a CDS encoding cytochrome c-type biogenesis protein encodes MRWLVAFSAIMLAAPLQAQSDLPAAEWAYVQLPDPQMEAEARELMLELRCLVCQGQSIADSDAEMAGDMRHLVRERMLAGDSPQEIRAYLVDRYGEWVTYRPPTSSLTLPLYVAPIVLILAGLWLLRGRFRRREKQ; translated from the coding sequence ATGAGATGGCTTGTTGCCTTTTCCGCCATAATGCTGGCCGCACCGCTACAGGCGCAAAGCGACCTGCCGGCGGCCGAGTGGGCCTATGTCCAGCTGCCCGATCCGCAGATGGAAGCAGAAGCGCGCGAACTGATGCTCGAACTGCGCTGTCTTGTCTGTCAGGGGCAATCGATCGCCGATAGCGACGCGGAAATGGCAGGCGACATGCGCCATCTCGTGCGCGAACGGATGCTGGCCGGCGACAGTCCCCAAGAAATCCGCGCCTACTTGGTCGATCGCTATGGCGAATGGGTGACCTATCGCCCGCCCACGTCGTCGCTGACGCTGCCATTGTACGTCGCGCCCATCGTGCTGATCCTTGCCGGCTTGTGGCTGTTGCGGGGCCGTTTCAGGCGGAGGGAGAAGCAATGA
- a CDS encoding tetratricopeptide repeat protein: MMGFFLFAVAALLVVIALWVLGVRQAWLTYAAAALSLGGVGYAIYGSPGQAGTPREATQNARAPMSLDGARQTFFGRFNTAEQWATMASGYAGRGDTRSAAGVLKSAVREHPRNFALWTLYGNALADHGGGYTPAARLAYSRAEALAGDTHPGPRFFRALAQARSGEPRLAIETWRGLLDNSEMSDDMRQFTMLSIAAYAPMLDPQEAQELQAQSTGS, translated from the coding sequence ATGATGGGCTTTTTCCTATTCGCGGTCGCGGCGCTGCTGGTCGTCATCGCGCTGTGGGTGCTGGGCGTACGCCAGGCTTGGCTTACCTATGCAGCCGCAGCCTTGTCGCTCGGCGGTGTCGGCTATGCGATATACGGTTCACCCGGCCAAGCGGGAACCCCGCGCGAAGCGACGCAGAATGCCCGCGCCCCGATGAGCCTCGACGGTGCGCGCCAGACGTTTTTCGGTCGGTTCAACACGGCCGAGCAATGGGCCACGATGGCATCAGGCTATGCAGGGCGCGGCGATACGCGCAGCGCGGCCGGCGTCCTCAAGTCCGCCGTACGCGAGCATCCGCGCAATTTTGCGTTGTGGACGCTCTACGGCAATGCGTTGGCGGATCATGGCGGCGGTTACACGCCCGCGGCGCGGCTCGCTTATTCGCGCGCCGAAGCGCTGGCAGGCGACACGCATCCCGGCCCGCGCTTCTTCCGCGCGCTCGCGCAGGCGCGTTCAGGCGAACCACGCCTCGCGATCGAGACGTGGCGCGGTCTTCTCGACAATAGCGAGATGAGCGACGACATGCGCCAGTTCACGATGCTCTCGATCGCCGCCTATGCGCCAATGCTCGACCCGCAAGAGGCCCAGGAACTTCAGGCCCAGTCGACAGGCTCGTAG
- a CDS encoding Glu/Leu/Phe/Val family dehydrogenase, producing the protein MTFIWDRPNFDAHEAVHIVTDPASGLRAIIAMHSTHLGPAAGGTRFWHYADDGDAMTDVLRLSRGMSYKNAMAGLPLGGGKAVILADAAKTKTPELLAAFGRAVDRLGGNYVTAEDVGMSVSDMIAISRETDFVAGLPVDDAGEVGGDPGPHTALGVFLGLKAAVKRKLGRDTLDGVHVALQGAGSVASHLARHCAGEGARISVADIDAAKVEALAAEVGGTVVDPAEILSIEADVLSPCALGAILNEESIAALNAPIIAGAANNQLARPEDGQRLVARDILYAPDYVINAGGIINVSTEYLDDGGHELVRQRIDAIPGRLDRIWDESDASGRDPAAVADSMAQRLIGRA; encoded by the coding sequence ATGACCTTCATTTGGGACCGTCCCAACTTCGACGCGCATGAAGCGGTGCATATCGTGACCGACCCGGCGAGCGGGCTGCGCGCCATCATCGCGATGCATTCGACCCATCTTGGCCCGGCCGCCGGTGGTACCCGTTTCTGGCACTACGCCGACGATGGCGATGCGATGACCGACGTGCTGCGCCTGTCGCGCGGCATGAGCTACAAGAATGCGATGGCGGGCTTGCCGCTGGGCGGCGGCAAGGCAGTCATCCTCGCGGATGCGGCGAAAACGAAAACACCCGAGTTGCTCGCTGCATTCGGCCGCGCCGTGGACCGTCTTGGAGGCAATTACGTTACCGCTGAAGATGTCGGGATGAGCGTATCCGACATGATCGCGATTTCGCGAGAAACCGATTTTGTCGCCGGCTTGCCTGTCGATGATGCCGGTGAGGTCGGCGGCGATCCGGGTCCCCACACGGCGCTTGGCGTGTTCCTGGGTCTCAAGGCTGCCGTGAAGCGCAAACTGGGCCGCGATACGCTGGACGGCGTGCATGTCGCGTTGCAGGGCGCAGGCAGCGTCGCCAGCCATCTGGCGCGCCATTGTGCCGGCGAAGGCGCGCGTATCTCCGTCGCAGACATCGATGCCGCGAAGGTAGAAGCGCTAGCCGCGGAAGTCGGCGGCACCGTCGTCGATCCCGCCGAAATCCTGTCGATCGAGGCCGATGTTCTGAGCCCGTGCGCGCTTGGCGCAATTTTGAACGAAGAAAGCATCGCGGCGCTCAACGCCCCGATCATTGCGGGCGCGGCCAACAACCAGCTGGCCCGCCCGGAAGATGGCCAACGCCTGGTGGCGCGCGATATCCTTTACGCACCCGACTACGTCATCAACGCGGGCGGCATCATCAACGTGTCGACCGAATATCTCGACGATGGCGGTCACGAGTTGGTGCGCCAGCGCATTGACGCCATTCCGGGACGTCTCGATCGGATTTGGGACGAAAGTGATGCATCGGGCCGCGACCCGGCAGCGGTGGCGGACAGCATGGCGCAGCGTCTGATCGGCCGCGCCTAA
- the ccmC gene encoding heme ABC transporter permease CcmC, whose product MHRFANPARFLKLARPATTVCLVLGLLLLLPGLYGGLFVTPPDYQQGDSARILYVHVPAAWLGMAAWGGIAAASLSTLVWRHPLGAVAGRAIAPVGALFAFLCLATGSIWGKPTWGTWWQWEGRLTSMLILFFLYLAYIALAGAERERGGEGRGVAILGVVGIVMLPIIRYSVDFWQVLHQKNSIDFLRGESSIADELLWPLPLTVLGFTFLFAGIVFVRMRTDIARTKREARLRRQAGDAA is encoded by the coding sequence ATGCATCGCTTCGCCAATCCGGCGCGATTCCTCAAACTCGCGCGGCCTGCCACGACTGTTTGCCTGGTGCTCGGGCTGCTCTTGCTGCTGCCCGGCCTCTATGGCGGGCTGTTCGTCACGCCGCCCGATTACCAGCAGGGCGACAGCGCGCGTATACTGTACGTCCATGTGCCCGCGGCATGGCTCGGCATGGCGGCATGGGGCGGCATTGCCGCGGCGAGCCTGTCGACCTTGGTCTGGCGTCACCCGCTTGGCGCCGTCGCGGGCCGCGCCATCGCCCCCGTCGGGGCGCTGTTCGCGTTCCTGTGCCTCGCTACCGGCTCGATCTGGGGTAAACCCACTTGGGGGACGTGGTGGCAGTGGGAAGGCCGGCTGACCTCGATGCTGATCCTTTTCTTTCTCTACCTCGCCTACATCGCGCTGGCGGGCGCCGAGCGTGAGCGCGGCGGGGAAGGCCGCGGCGTCGCGATCCTGGGGGTGGTAGGCATCGTGATGCTGCCGATCATCCGCTACTCGGTCGATTTCTGGCAGGTGCTTCATCAGAAAAACTCGATCGATTTCTTGCGCGGTGAAAGCAGCATTGCCGATGAATTATTGTGGCCATTACCGCTGACGGTGCTGGGCTTCACGTTCCTTTTTGCAGGCATCGTCTTCGTGCGCATGCGCACCGATATCGCGCGGACAAAACGCGAGGCGCGGCTGAGGCGGCAAGCGGGAGACGCGGCATGA
- a CDS encoding Crp/Fnr family transcriptional regulator: protein MIRAMSRAETGVELEETLLKVGMDPAAAKALGEMPHKVVHVDPRRPFREPGSPRDEVMFVRSGIMCKYKSDGSGRRQIVALRFPGEGILPSPSNADYGLQAIARSEIMVGSAEDFAKIVDAHPSINNFLYKLVQREASISHEWLVNCGRRDSTARVAHLLCETAARCGIDGANQSLRLPFTQQQIADITGQTSVNVNRVFAELERQGLIEREGRNISFADWNEIKRVGSFQPDYLLP, encoded by the coding sequence GTGATTCGAGCCATGTCGCGCGCCGAAACCGGTGTCGAACTCGAAGAGACCCTGCTTAAGGTAGGAATGGACCCAGCAGCAGCCAAGGCGCTGGGCGAAATGCCGCACAAGGTAGTGCATGTAGACCCGCGGCGCCCCTTCCGTGAGCCTGGTTCCCCCCGAGATGAAGTGATGTTCGTAAGGTCGGGCATCATGTGTAAATATAAGTCCGATGGAAGCGGTCGGCGCCAGATCGTCGCGCTGCGCTTCCCCGGCGAAGGCATTCTACCCTCTCCGAGCAATGCCGACTACGGCCTGCAAGCGATTGCGCGCTCGGAAATCATGGTAGGTTCTGCCGAAGATTTCGCCAAGATCGTCGATGCCCATCCAAGCATCAACAACTTCCTCTACAAGCTGGTGCAGCGCGAAGCATCGATCAGCCACGAATGGTTGGTCAATTGCGGTCGCCGCGACAGCACGGCGCGCGTCGCGCACCTCTTGTGCGAAACCGCAGCGCGTTGCGGGATCGACGGTGCGAACCAGTCGCTCCGCCTGCCGTTCACGCAGCAGCAGATTGCGGACATCACGGGACAGACTTCGGTCAACGTAAACCGGGTCTTCGCCGAACTGGAACGCCAGGGCCTGATCGAACGCGAAGGTCGCAACATCAGCTTTGCCGACTGGAACGAGATCAAGCGGGTCGGCAGCTTCCAGCCCGATTACCTGCTGCCTTAA
- a CDS encoding heme lyase CcmF/NrfE family subunit yields the protein MIAELGHALLWLAAALCLAQLGFGIAGLRGNDEAANAALKIGGIQGVLVVAAFLILLWLFYVTDLSVELVAAHSHTAKPLLYKITGAWGNHEGSMLLWLMVLVGSGAMVAMFEKRLDLRTLSATLAAQAAIAIGFLAFLLLSSNPFARLNPPAVEGQGLNPLLQDPGLAFHPPTLYVGYVGLSVAFSLAIGAMLTGKVGAPLARAMRPWVLASWIFLTMGILAGSYWAYYELGWGGYWFWDPVENASLMPWLAATALLHSVGVLAARNALKAWTMMLALIGFSMSMVGTFLVRSGVLTSVHAFAVDPERGTFILALLVIYTGAALALFAWKIGNVRDSKPFDPISREGGLVANNLLLSVILALVLFGTLYPILAEAMGDRISVGPPYFNLVIGPLALLLGLFLFVGPSLRWRRHDKPLGKIVIIGALVSVATFVGTYIVGAQMSWLERAGLSIGPGLIIASFAPLAGRRLLRTPLAIIGMVVAHAGLGVLLIGFASESAFTVERLVRAQPGEQVEVGPWTVEFKGVEPVAGPNWTAVEANLRASVGSGVVELKPQSRFFTSPPMTTSESALATRWNGQLYAVVGEGSISEGWQLRLWWKPFVTAIWLGGLLVALGGIFALAGRVVGERRRARAMATEPIGSGTKGYAI from the coding sequence GTGATCGCGGAGCTTGGTCATGCGCTCCTGTGGCTGGCGGCGGCCCTGTGCCTCGCCCAGCTGGGGTTCGGTATTGCCGGGCTTAGAGGCAATGACGAAGCGGCGAATGCGGCGCTGAAGATTGGCGGCATACAGGGCGTGCTGGTCGTCGCCGCGTTCCTTATCCTGCTCTGGCTGTTCTACGTCACCGACCTGTCGGTGGAGCTCGTTGCGGCGCACAGCCACACCGCCAAGCCACTTCTCTACAAGATCACGGGCGCGTGGGGGAACCATGAAGGCTCGATGCTGCTGTGGCTGATGGTGCTGGTGGGCTCGGGCGCGATGGTCGCGATGTTCGAGAAAAGGTTGGATCTCAGGACACTGTCGGCGACGCTTGCGGCGCAAGCTGCGATCGCTATCGGATTTCTCGCTTTCCTGCTGCTGTCATCGAACCCGTTTGCGCGGCTTAACCCGCCAGCGGTCGAAGGGCAGGGGCTCAACCCGCTGTTGCAGGACCCGGGCTTGGCCTTTCATCCGCCGACGCTCTACGTCGGCTATGTCGGGCTGTCGGTTGCGTTCAGCCTCGCCATCGGCGCCATGCTGACGGGCAAGGTCGGTGCGCCGCTCGCTCGCGCGATGCGTCCCTGGGTGCTCGCCAGCTGGATATTCCTCACCATGGGTATCCTCGCGGGCAGCTACTGGGCCTATTACGAGTTGGGGTGGGGCGGCTACTGGTTCTGGGATCCGGTGGAAAACGCCTCGCTGATGCCCTGGCTGGCGGCGACGGCTTTGCTTCACTCTGTAGGTGTGCTTGCCGCGCGCAATGCATTGAAAGCCTGGACGATGATGCTCGCGCTGATCGGCTTTTCGATGTCGATGGTCGGCACCTTCCTCGTGCGCTCGGGCGTGCTGACGTCGGTCCACGCCTTCGCTGTCGATCCGGAGCGGGGGACCTTCATCCTTGCGCTGCTGGTGATCTACACCGGCGCGGCGCTCGCCCTTTTCGCATGGAAGATCGGCAATGTGCGCGATAGCAAACCGTTCGACCCGATAAGCCGCGAGGGCGGGCTGGTTGCCAACAACCTTTTGCTATCGGTGATCCTTGCGTTGGTGCTTTTCGGAACGCTCTATCCGATCCTGGCCGAAGCGATGGGCGACCGCATCTCGGTGGGGCCGCCATATTTCAACCTCGTCATTGGGCCGTTGGCCCTGCTTCTTGGCTTGTTCCTGTTCGTTGGCCCCAGCCTACGGTGGCGCCGCCACGACAAGCCGCTCGGCAAGATCGTGATTATCGGTGCCCTGGTCAGCGTCGCCACGTTTGTCGGCACTTACATCGTCGGTGCGCAAATGAGCTGGCTCGAGCGCGCGGGGCTTTCCATCGGCCCCGGGCTGATCATCGCCAGCTTCGCGCCGCTTGCCGGTCGGCGCCTGCTGCGTACCCCGTTGGCGATCATCGGCATGGTCGTGGCGCATGCCGGGCTTGGCGTTTTGCTCATCGGTTTCGCCTCCGAAAGCGCGTTCACCGTCGAGCGGTTGGTGCGTGCACAGCCCGGCGAACAGGTCGAGGTCGGTCCGTGGACGGTGGAATTCAAAGGCGTCGAACCGGTCGCGGGACCAAACTGGACCGCGGTCGAAGCAAATCTGCGCGCCAGCGTCGGCAGCGGCGTGGTCGAGCTCAAGCCGCAATCGCGCTTTTTCACCTCACCGCCGATGACGACCAGCGAAAGCGCGCTTGCGACCCGGTGGAACGGCCAGCTCTATGCGGTCGTGGGCGAGGGCAGCATCTCCGAAGGGTGGCAGTTGCGGCTGTGGTGGAAGCCCTTCGTTACGGCCATCTGGCTTGGCGGTCTGCTCGTTGCGCTGGGCGGCATCTTCGCGCTGGCGGGGCGCGTGGTCGGTGAACGCCGCCGGGCGCGTGCCATGGCCACCGAGCCAATCGGCAGCGGGACCAAGGGCTACGCGATATGA
- the ccmE gene encoding cytochrome c maturation protein CcmE, with the protein MKAKQQRMVLALLAIGAALLAAAFAIWGLQDRAAFFLTPQEVAAGQAEPGQAFRLGGMVSNGSLVREDDGISVRFEVEDMTGGSTVPVRYTGILPDLFREGQGVVAEGRLDPAGTFVADEILAKHDENYLPPSLSKQHEAAETLQQ; encoded by the coding sequence ATGAAGGCCAAGCAACAACGAATGGTGCTCGCGCTTCTCGCGATCGGCGCCGCGCTGCTGGCGGCCGCTTTCGCCATCTGGGGGCTGCAGGATCGCGCCGCCTTCTTCCTGACGCCGCAAGAGGTTGCGGCCGGGCAGGCCGAACCGGGCCAGGCGTTTCGACTTGGCGGCATGGTCTCCAACGGGTCGCTGGTGCGCGAAGACGATGGCATTTCGGTCCGCTTCGAAGTCGAGGACATGACCGGAGGGTCAACGGTACCCGTGCGCTACACCGGCATCCTTCCCGACCTCTTCCGCGAAGGGCAGGGGGTCGTCGCTGAAGGGCGGCTTGACCCCGCCGGCACCTTCGTGGCCGACGAAATACTTGCCAAGCATGACGAAAACTATCTGCCGCCCTCGCTCTCCAAGCAGCACGAAGCGGCGGAGACTCTTCAGCAGTGA